From Solwaraspora sp. WMMD1047, the proteins below share one genomic window:
- a CDS encoding GntR family transcriptional regulator, which translates to MLLRLDPRDRRPLHEQVASGLRRAIAAGDYPPGARLPPARDIAAVLDLNPNTVLRAVRDLRDEGLLEFRRGRGITVRAGMDSHSAFLERLRSFLRDADRAGYPPPEIIRLIEEMT; encoded by the coding sequence ATGTTGCTTCGTCTCGACCCTCGCGATCGGCGCCCCCTCCACGAGCAGGTGGCGTCGGGGCTGCGTCGTGCCATCGCCGCCGGTGACTACCCACCCGGTGCCCGGCTGCCACCGGCCCGGGACATCGCGGCGGTACTGGATCTCAACCCGAACACCGTCCTGCGGGCGGTGCGCGATCTGCGCGACGAGGGTCTGCTGGAATTCCGACGCGGCCGAGGCATCACCGTGCGAGCCGGGATGGACAGCCACTCCGCGTTCCTGGAGCGGCTGCGTTCCTTTCTCCGTGACGCCGACCGGGCCGGCTACCCGCCACCGGAGATCATCAGACTGATCGAGGAGATGACATGA
- a CDS encoding Gfo/Idh/MocA family oxidoreductase, with protein MTEPTVVVAGVGRFGALHVRVWTEAGARVVGLVDPDTGRLAEVAAAHRVEQIGTDLADLLDRTRPDIVVIASDEASHAGLAVTALAAGCHVFVEKPLALSAADAWRIADVAQTHRRQVVVGHISRFTAQMTRMRAAVDRGAVGTLCALRLRRDFSRAWFLSFGDRVDPVWESGIHDIDLAISFARTRVRRVVAMRSAAAGAAAPSVVTALLEFDSGVIATVESAWLVPATAPGTLDDGPLALDGAIVGEAEVLGLAGILKQRLVSDSLVEWTAAGTQVPDLSLWPEEDGRVGGALRREIGYALAVFTGERQPDVMPVEQACWGVEVAEAIIESLRTGAPVEPAGR; from the coding sequence ATGACCGAACCCACCGTCGTCGTCGCCGGGGTGGGCCGGTTCGGCGCCCTGCACGTCCGGGTCTGGACCGAGGCCGGCGCCCGGGTGGTCGGGCTGGTCGACCCGGACACCGGGCGGCTCGCCGAGGTGGCCGCCGCGCACCGGGTCGAGCAGATCGGCACCGACCTCGCCGACCTGCTCGACCGGACCCGCCCCGACATCGTGGTGATCGCCTCCGACGAGGCGTCGCACGCCGGGTTGGCGGTCACCGCCCTGGCCGCCGGCTGCCACGTCTTCGTGGAGAAGCCGCTGGCCCTGTCGGCGGCCGACGCCTGGCGGATCGCCGACGTGGCGCAGACGCACCGGCGGCAGGTGGTGGTCGGCCACATCTCCCGGTTCACCGCGCAGATGACCCGGATGCGGGCCGCCGTCGACCGGGGTGCCGTCGGCACGCTCTGCGCGCTGCGGCTGCGCCGGGACTTCAGCCGCGCCTGGTTCCTCAGCTTCGGTGACCGGGTTGATCCGGTGTGGGAGTCGGGCATCCACGACATCGACCTGGCGATCTCGTTCGCCCGTACCCGGGTCCGACGGGTGGTGGCGATGCGCAGCGCCGCCGCTGGCGCGGCGGCGCCCAGCGTGGTCACCGCCCTGCTCGAATTCGACAGCGGGGTGATCGCCACGGTGGAGTCGGCCTGGCTGGTGCCGGCCACCGCGCCGGGCACCCTCGACGACGGGCCGCTGGCGCTCGACGGCGCGATCGTCGGCGAGGCCGAGGTGCTGGGCCTGGCGGGGATACTCAAGCAGCGGCTGGTCAGCGACTCGCTGGTGGAGTGGACGGCGGCCGGGACGCAGGTGCCGGACCTGTCGCTGTGGCCGGAGGAGGACGGCCGGGTCGGCGGCGCGCTGCGGCGCGAGATCGGCTACGCGCTGGCGGTCTTCACCGGCGAGCGGCAGCCGGACGTGATGCCGGTCGAGCAGGCCTGCTGGGGCGTCGAGGTGGCCGAGGCGATCATCGAGTCGCTGCGTACCGGTGCGCCGGTCGAACCGGCCGGCAGGTAG
- a CDS encoding fibronectin type III domain-containing protein: MPSPPRRQGSTALAVASLAAALAAALVGGAPAAAGDTGPATPVALWASTSGTAITVSWQQPPTGPRISSFRVYEGDQVVARTTTTATQLYVPFGSSHTYTVTAVDRDGRESAPSDPVTGRSWLSGVNPECLPTTALPITVTDVSASALSLSWPRHPLGGELELRVNGVGLGTTSLTSARIGGLAPATDHQIGLYRRNGCTGSLEPVGGTSATTAAGTAERPAAPTGLTVTGRTDSTIGLTWTAPAGPAPARYAVYSGGTRVAVARGTSATVRRLFHATWHRFTVAALDAAGNESAHTAAVSAGTETCLARPPRPVELTATALSPSSVRLTWTFAAAAESYTIFDRDTAVATAHYPSAVVSGLPSGSRHSYRVSATLPQSCGETARSQPARVTTLAGPTARPATPAGLAVTGNIPTGWPSGAELTLTWSASAGAEPAVGYRVYEGGTVVGETDTTSLTLPVGAATRHSYTVVAVDAAGNESAASPSVTAWATFLPPP, encoded by the coding sequence GTGCCATCACCACCCCGCCGGCAGGGCAGCACCGCCCTGGCCGTCGCCAGTCTCGCCGCCGCCCTCGCCGCCGCCCTGGTCGGCGGAGCCCCGGCCGCCGCCGGAGACACCGGACCGGCGACTCCCGTCGCGCTCTGGGCCAGCACCAGCGGCACCGCCATCACGGTCAGCTGGCAACAGCCGCCAACCGGGCCGCGGATCAGCTCCTTCCGGGTGTACGAGGGCGACCAGGTCGTGGCCCGCACCACCACCACGGCCACCCAGCTGTACGTGCCGTTCGGCTCCTCGCACACGTACACCGTCACCGCCGTCGACCGCGACGGGCGGGAATCCGCGCCCAGCGACCCGGTCACCGGCCGGTCCTGGCTGTCCGGGGTCAACCCCGAGTGCCTGCCCACCACCGCGTTGCCCATCACCGTCACCGACGTCAGCGCGTCGGCGCTGTCGCTGTCCTGGCCGAGGCATCCGCTCGGCGGCGAACTGGAGCTACGGGTCAACGGCGTCGGTCTGGGGACGACCTCGCTGACCAGTGCCCGGATCGGCGGTCTGGCCCCGGCGACCGACCACCAGATCGGCCTCTACCGCCGCAACGGCTGCACCGGAAGTCTGGAACCGGTCGGCGGGACGAGCGCCACCACCGCCGCCGGCACCGCCGAGCGGCCGGCCGCCCCCACCGGCCTCACCGTCACCGGGCGCACCGACTCCACCATCGGTCTGACCTGGACCGCGCCGGCCGGCCCGGCACCGGCCCGGTACGCGGTCTACTCCGGCGGCACCCGGGTCGCCGTCGCCCGCGGCACCTCGGCCACCGTGCGCCGACTGTTCCACGCCACCTGGCACCGGTTCACGGTCGCCGCGCTGGACGCCGCCGGTAACGAGTCGGCGCACACCGCGGCGGTGTCGGCCGGCACCGAGACCTGCCTGGCCCGGCCGCCCCGGCCGGTCGAGCTGACCGCCACCGCGCTCTCCCCGTCGTCGGTGCGGCTGACCTGGACGTTTGCGGCCGCCGCCGAGTCGTACACCATCTTCGACCGGGACACGGCCGTGGCCACCGCCCACTATCCGTCCGCGGTCGTCTCCGGCCTGCCGTCGGGTTCGCGGCACTCCTACCGGGTCAGCGCCACCCTGCCGCAGTCCTGCGGCGAGACCGCCCGCAGCCAGCCGGCCCGGGTGACCACCCTGGCCGGGCCGACCGCCCGGCCGGCGACACCGGCCGGACTCGCGGTGACCGGGAACATCCCCACCGGCTGGCCGTCCGGTGCCGAGCTGACCCTGACCTGGTCGGCCTCCGCCGGGGCCGAACCGGCCGTCGGCTACCGGGTGTACGAGGGCGGCACCGTTGTCGGCGAGACCGACACGACGTCGCTGACGCTTCCGGTCGGGGCGGCCACCAGGCACTCGTACACGGTGGTCGCCGTCGACGCGGCCGGCAACGAGTCGGCGGCCAGCCCGTCGGTGACCGCCTGGGCCACCTTCCTGCCGCCGCCGTGA
- a CDS encoding sensor histidine kinase, whose protein sequence is MPTRRFTAPDRRGVVAWVHGTLDALEHLVGGLGTAVLALLALAWLLVTALTSLVGVGLLLVPSALSALRAVADRERARLSRWGPEIIGPGAAQPSLRRAVADRATRREAAWLVTHAGFGMLLALIGLTLPLNAVRDLTFPFWWHLLPAEDAGTASLGLWAVDGLPGALGVALLGPAWLALAVGLTPTLARLQALPGRRLLAPPAGADLVLRVAQLTATRAAALDAHAAELRRIERSLHDGTQNRIVAVTVLLGAARRAVVRDPDAAAAIIGQAQDAAEQALAELRGVVRSILPPVLTDRSLPDALTGLAAASPVPCRVDADLPGRCAASVEATAYFAVAEALTNIARHSAARAAVVTVRRADDRLLVRIRDDGVGGADERGGSGLAGIRRRVEAHDGTFTLASPAGGPTTVEVSLPCGS, encoded by the coding sequence ATGCCGACCCGTCGCTTCACCGCGCCCGACCGCCGGGGAGTCGTGGCGTGGGTGCACGGCACCCTGGACGCCCTCGAACACCTCGTCGGCGGGCTCGGCACCGCCGTGCTGGCGCTGCTCGCCCTGGCCTGGCTGCTCGTCACCGCGCTGACCAGCCTGGTCGGGGTGGGGCTGCTGCTGGTCCCGTCGGCGCTGTCGGCGCTGCGGGCGGTCGCCGACCGGGAACGCGCCCGGCTCTCCCGCTGGGGTCCGGAGATCATCGGCCCGGGTGCCGCGCAGCCGAGCCTGCGCCGGGCGGTCGCCGACCGGGCCACCCGGCGGGAGGCGGCCTGGCTGGTCACCCACGCCGGCTTCGGGATGCTGCTGGCCCTGATCGGCCTCACCCTGCCACTCAACGCGGTCCGCGACCTCACCTTCCCGTTCTGGTGGCACCTGCTGCCGGCCGAGGACGCCGGCACCGCCTCGCTCGGCCTCTGGGCCGTGGACGGCCTGCCCGGCGCGCTCGGCGTCGCGCTGCTCGGCCCGGCCTGGCTGGCGCTGGCAGTCGGCCTGACCCCGACGCTGGCCCGGCTGCAGGCGCTGCCCGGCCGGCGGCTGCTGGCCCCACCGGCCGGCGCCGACCTGGTGCTGCGGGTGGCCCAGCTCACCGCGACCCGGGCCGCCGCGCTCGACGCGCACGCCGCCGAGCTGCGCCGGATCGAACGCTCGCTGCACGACGGTACGCAGAACCGGATCGTCGCGGTCACGGTGCTGCTCGGCGCGGCCCGCCGGGCGGTGGTCCGCGACCCGGACGCCGCCGCGGCCATCATCGGGCAGGCCCAGGACGCCGCCGAGCAGGCGCTCGCGGAGCTGCGCGGAGTGGTCCGCAGTATCCTGCCGCCGGTGTTGACCGACCGCAGCCTGCCCGACGCGTTGACCGGCCTGGCCGCCGCCAGCCCGGTGCCGTGCCGGGTGGACGCCGACCTGCCGGGGCGGTGCGCGGCCTCGGTCGAGGCGACGGCGTACTTCGCGGTGGCCGAGGCGTTGACGAACATCGCCCGGCACAGCGCCGCCCGCGCTGCCGTCGTCACCGTCCGCCGCGCCGACGACCGGCTGCTGGTGCGGATCCGCGACGACGGGGTCGGCGGGGCCGACGAGCGCGGCGGCTCCGGGCTGGCCGGCATCCGCCGCCGGGTCGAGGCGCACGACGGGACCTTCACCCTGGCCAGCCCGGCCGGGGGACCAACCACAGTGGAGGTGAGCCTGCCGTGCGGATCGTGA
- a CDS encoding ABC transporter ATP-binding protein has translation MARVSRTYPGGVRALDDVSLTVERGAFVAVMGPSGSGKSTLMHCAAGLDTPTGGTVHIDGVEVGRLGEARRTELRRQRVGFVFQSYNLLPSLSVADNITLPLRLAGTAPDVAWVRTLVERVGLTGRLGHRPAELSGGQQQRAALARALVSRPAVVFADEPTGALDLRTAREVLDLLRELVGGLGQTVVLVTHDPLVAARADRVLVMADGRIVDTLVAPAAADLAHRITTLDLDRIRTGQPEPGRPETE, from the coding sequence CTGGCGCGGGTCAGCCGGACCTACCCGGGCGGGGTCCGGGCGCTCGACGACGTCTCGCTGACGGTCGAACGGGGCGCCTTCGTGGCCGTGATGGGGCCGTCGGGTTCGGGCAAGAGCACACTGATGCACTGCGCCGCCGGCCTGGACACCCCGACCGGCGGCACCGTCCACATCGACGGGGTCGAGGTGGGCCGGCTCGGCGAGGCCCGCCGCACCGAACTGCGCCGGCAGCGGGTCGGCTTCGTCTTCCAGTCCTACAACCTGCTGCCGTCGCTGAGCGTCGCCGACAACATCACGCTGCCGCTGCGGCTGGCCGGGACCGCGCCGGACGTGGCCTGGGTGCGGACCCTGGTCGAGCGGGTCGGGCTGACCGGCCGGCTGGGCCACCGGCCGGCCGAACTCTCCGGCGGCCAGCAGCAACGCGCCGCGCTCGCCCGGGCGCTGGTGTCCCGGCCGGCCGTGGTCTTCGCCGACGAGCCGACCGGGGCGCTCGACCTGCGTACCGCCCGGGAGGTGCTCGACCTGCTCCGGGAGCTGGTCGGCGGGCTCGGGCAGACCGTCGTGCTGGTCACCCACGACCCGCTGGTCGCGGCCCGGGCCGACCGGGTGCTGGTGATGGCCGACGGCCGGATCGTCGACACGCTCGTCGCGCCCGCCGCCGCCGATCTCGCGCACCGGATCACCACCCTGGACCTCGACCGGATACGAACGGGTCAGCCGGAACCCGGCCGACCGGAGACGGAGTAA
- a CDS encoding ABC transporter permease, with the protein MLYLGFRMARYRIAALLAVAFATLGGVALVTAVGVLAESGLRSELPAGRLAGADVVVSASQHTRPAGDLAVALPERARIPADLVDRLAGLPGVTAAVGDVSFPAAVVDAGGRVVPAGDPRFAGHGWSATALLDRFTGTAPAGPTEVGLDEATAAAAGVAPGDPITLVAAGGTADYRVSAMVAADEPGIWFHDETARRLAARNSTTVADTAAGPPTAADTATTDSSATRAADGTGSAGGGTVDLIAVRAEPGSGPAVADRVREAVRDTGLVVSTGSARGEVRAPGAAAGRGVLLLIAGSLAGITLLIVGFIVAGALGVSIGAQRREFALLRAVGATPRQVRRLAATQAGIVALAVAAPGVALGYLLTERFRRLLVDAALLPAELPLRIGPLPAIGAVLLLAAVVWVAAWCAAWRTSRRPATEAVAESRAEPRTPSPVRAYAGLLLLLAANSLAVTPLLNRSEIGAAGTAMAGIVAAIGLALAGPALVGRVSRALARRLPASVPAPTWLAVSNTRGYALRVAGAVTTLAMAVVLTLTYGLSQSTLLRATAEDVRAGTVAQFSLAAPGLGGIPDGLLAAVAATPGVRAAAPVNDTTVLWPYRLLGEDEVESGPALVLTPAAVDVLDLGVRAGSLADLAGPTVAVDADTARSRNLSVGDQVHLILGDGTRADARVVASYARGLGFGPVVLSRDLVAGHTSTGLDQRILIRTDGTDATARRLAGLAAASPGLALAATDGEPVAAGPAGVPPELLINVAVLAVLLGYVLLGIANKLVASTTQRGTELAALRLIGATPRQIRAMMRREAALGYALALGTGLLVSAVPLVLLAVAFLGRPWPAGPVWLLPGVAAVVAAIAFLAVELPTRRLLRVPPEHALRAD; encoded by the coding sequence ATGCTGTATCTCGGCTTCCGGATGGCCCGGTACCGGATCGCCGCGCTGCTGGCCGTCGCCTTCGCCACCCTCGGTGGCGTGGCCCTTGTCACCGCGGTCGGGGTGCTCGCCGAATCGGGCCTGCGCTCCGAACTGCCGGCCGGCCGGCTCGCCGGGGCCGACGTCGTCGTCTCGGCGAGCCAGCACACCCGGCCGGCCGGCGACTTGGCCGTCGCGCTGCCGGAGCGGGCCCGGATCCCGGCCGACCTGGTCGACCGGCTGGCCGGGCTGCCCGGGGTGACGGCCGCCGTCGGTGACGTGAGCTTTCCCGCCGCGGTCGTCGACGCCGGCGGTCGGGTGGTACCGGCCGGCGACCCCCGGTTCGCCGGGCACGGCTGGTCGGCCACCGCGCTGCTCGACCGGTTCACCGGCACCGCGCCCGCCGGCCCGACCGAGGTGGGCCTCGACGAGGCGACCGCCGCCGCGGCCGGCGTGGCGCCCGGCGACCCGATCACGCTCGTCGCCGCCGGCGGGACCGCCGACTACCGCGTCTCGGCGATGGTCGCCGCCGACGAGCCCGGGATCTGGTTCCACGATGAGACGGCCCGCCGTCTCGCGGCCCGGAACAGCACCACGGTGGCCGACACCGCGGCCGGCCCCCCGACCGCGGCCGACACCGCGACAACGGACAGCTCCGCGACCCGCGCCGCCGACGGGACGGGAAGTGCCGGTGGCGGGACCGTGGATCTGATCGCGGTCCGGGCCGAGCCGGGCAGCGGACCGGCGGTCGCGGACCGGGTCCGGGAGGCAGTCCGCGACACCGGGCTGGTGGTCTCCACCGGGTCGGCGCGCGGCGAGGTCCGAGCGCCCGGCGCGGCCGCCGGGCGGGGCGTGCTGCTGCTGATCGCCGGCTCGCTGGCCGGCATCACCCTGTTGATCGTCGGCTTCATCGTGGCCGGCGCGCTGGGGGTCTCGATCGGCGCGCAGCGGCGGGAGTTCGCCCTGCTGCGCGCCGTCGGCGCCACCCCCCGGCAGGTGCGCCGACTGGCCGCCACCCAGGCCGGCATCGTGGCGCTGGCCGTGGCCGCGCCCGGCGTCGCCCTCGGCTACCTGCTCACCGAGCGGTTCCGTCGGCTGCTCGTCGACGCCGCCCTGCTCCCCGCCGAGCTGCCGCTGCGGATCGGCCCGCTGCCGGCGATCGGCGCGGTGCTGCTGCTGGCCGCCGTGGTGTGGGTGGCGGCCTGGTGTGCCGCCTGGCGTACCTCCCGCCGGCCGGCCACCGAGGCGGTTGCCGAATCGCGGGCCGAACCCCGTACCCCGTCGCCGGTCCGGGCGTACGCCGGGCTGCTTCTGCTCCTGGCGGCGAACAGCCTGGCGGTGACACCGCTGCTGAACCGGTCGGAGATCGGGGCGGCCGGCACCGCGATGGCCGGCATCGTCGCCGCGATCGGGCTGGCCCTGGCCGGTCCGGCCCTGGTGGGTCGGGTCAGCCGCGCGCTGGCCCGCCGGCTGCCGGCGTCGGTGCCGGCACCGACCTGGCTGGCCGTGTCGAACACCCGGGGGTACGCGCTGCGCGTCGCCGGCGCCGTCACCACCCTGGCGATGGCCGTGGTGCTCACCCTGACCTACGGGCTCAGCCAGAGCACGCTGCTGCGGGCCACCGCCGAGGACGTCCGGGCCGGCACCGTGGCCCAGTTCAGCCTCGCCGCGCCCGGTCTGGGCGGGATACCGGACGGGCTGCTCGCCGCCGTCGCGGCGACCCCGGGCGTCCGGGCCGCCGCGCCGGTGAACGACACCACGGTGTTGTGGCCGTACCGGCTGCTGGGTGAGGACGAGGTTGAGTCCGGCCCGGCGCTGGTGCTGACCCCGGCGGCGGTGGACGTGCTGGACCTGGGCGTGCGGGCCGGCAGCCTGGCCGACCTGGCCGGCCCGACCGTCGCCGTCGACGCCGACACCGCCCGGTCCCGGAACCTGTCGGTCGGCGACCAGGTGCACCTCATCCTCGGCGACGGCACCCGGGCCGACGCCCGGGTGGTGGCCAGCTACGCCCGCGGCCTGGGCTTCGGTCCGGTGGTGCTCTCCCGGGACCTGGTCGCCGGGCACACCAGCACCGGCCTGGACCAGCGAATCCTGATCCGTACCGACGGCACGGACGCGACCGCCCGCCGGCTGGCCGGGTTGGCCGCCGCCAGCCCGGGGCTGGCGTTGGCGGCCACCGACGGCGAACCGGTGGCCGCTGGTCCGGCCGGGGTGCCGCCCGAACTGCTGATCAATGTCGCGGTCCTCGCCGTCCTGCTCGGCTACGTGCTGCTCGGCATCGCCAACAAGCTCGTTGCGTCGACCACCCAGCGCGGCACCGAACTCGCCGCACTCCGGCTGATCGGCGCCACCCCCCGGCAGATCCGGGCGATGATGCGGCGGGAGGCGGCGCTGGGGTACGCCCTGGCGCTCGGCACCGGCCTGCTGGTCTCCGCCGTACCGCTGGTCCTGCTCGCCGTCGCCTTCCTCGGCCGGCCGTGGCCGGCGGGGCCGGTCTGGCTGCTGCCGGGGGTGGCGGCCGTGGTGGCCGCGATCGCCTTCCTCGCCGTCGAGCTGCCGACCCGCCGGTTGCTGCGGGTGCCGCCGGAACACGCCCTGCGGGCGGACTGA
- a CDS encoding pyridoxal-phosphate dependent enzyme: MRDFTTLCVRCRHRTDFPAYRCPACAGPLVLELAPVAAADCRPTAGRGLWRYAGMLPRTGHAVTLGEGATPLLPLRREDLPAGATGPVVYAKLESVNPSLSFKDRAMALAASAALDHGLDGLVLASTGNAAVSAATYAAAAGLRCRVFCATGSNAAGKLDTARAHGAEVELVDGDYSDAYRAATRAEGQGWLNVTTTYRNPLLAEAYRPVAAELVEELGGVPEVVVVPVGAGPLLRGIWLGFTDLRAAGLTQTLPRMVGVQAAACAPLARAWGAPDWAASLREPVEVGPTSAAAIADALRGYQDEGLLTLAAARDSGGSIVAVTEPAIAAAGHRLAHQGLFVEPAAAASVAALDRAGPASGAAGLATGMTGPALGAASPAETGGSPSRVVAVLTGHGAKEPSSHTVRSQT, from the coding sequence ATGAGGGACTTCACCACGCTCTGCGTCCGGTGCCGGCACCGGACCGACTTCCCCGCGTACCGTTGCCCGGCCTGTGCCGGGCCGCTGGTGCTGGAGCTGGCGCCGGTCGCCGCGGCGGACTGCCGGCCCACCGCCGGTCGCGGTCTCTGGCGGTACGCTGGCATGCTGCCCCGGACCGGGCACGCGGTAACCCTCGGCGAGGGCGCCACCCCGCTGCTGCCGCTGCGCCGCGAGGATCTCCCAGCCGGTGCGACCGGTCCGGTGGTGTACGCCAAGCTGGAGTCGGTGAACCCGTCCCTGTCGTTCAAGGACCGGGCGATGGCGTTGGCGGCCTCGGCCGCGCTCGACCACGGGCTCGACGGGCTGGTGCTGGCGTCGACCGGCAACGCCGCCGTCTCGGCCGCGACCTACGCGGCGGCGGCCGGGCTGCGCTGCCGGGTGTTCTGCGCGACCGGCTCGAACGCCGCCGGCAAGCTGGACACCGCCCGGGCGCACGGCGCCGAGGTGGAGCTGGTCGACGGCGACTACAGCGACGCGTACCGGGCCGCCACCCGGGCCGAGGGCCAGGGCTGGCTGAACGTCACCACCACCTACCGGAACCCGTTGCTGGCCGAGGCTTACCGGCCGGTCGCCGCCGAGCTGGTCGAGGAGCTGGGGGGCGTACCGGAGGTGGTGGTGGTGCCGGTGGGCGCGGGTCCGCTGCTGCGCGGCATCTGGCTCGGCTTCACCGACCTGCGTGCCGCCGGGCTGACGCAGACCCTGCCCCGGATGGTCGGCGTGCAGGCGGCGGCCTGTGCGCCGCTGGCCCGGGCCTGGGGAGCGCCGGACTGGGCGGCGTCGCTGCGCGAGCCGGTCGAGGTCGGGCCGACCAGTGCGGCGGCCATCGCCGACGCGCTGCGCGGCTACCAGGACGAGGGCCTGCTGACGCTGGCCGCCGCCCGCGACAGCGGCGGATCGATCGTGGCCGTGACCGAGCCGGCGATCGCCGCCGCGGGTCACCGGCTGGCCCACCAGGGCCTGTTCGTGGAACCTGCCGCCGCCGCTTCCGTCGCGGCCCTGGACAGGGCCGGGCCGGCCTCGGGCGCGGCCGGGTTGGCCACGGGCATGACCGGGCCGGCCCTGGGGGCGGCGTCGCCGGCCGAGACCGGCGGGTCGCCGTCCCGGGTCGTCGCGGTGCTGACCGGGCACGGCGCGAAGGAACCGTCCAGCCATACCGTGAGGAGCCAGACATGA
- a CDS encoding response regulator transcription factor: MRIVIAEDDPLLREGLALLLRAESLDVVATADGPETFLAAVDTHRPDVAIVDVRMPPTHTDEGIRAAVEARRRQPDLAVLVLSAYVEQAFATDLLAPGSGRLGYLLKERVGRVEEFLTALRRVADGGTAIDPEVVAQLFARTRSDTRLDRLSARERDVMALMAEGLGNAAIAGRLFVTEGAVHKHIRSIFAKLDLAPTDQTDRRVTAVLRYLEDARRRA; the protein is encoded by the coding sequence GTGCGGATCGTGATCGCCGAGGACGACCCGTTGCTGCGGGAGGGACTGGCGCTGCTGCTGCGCGCCGAGTCGCTGGACGTGGTGGCGACGGCCGACGGCCCGGAGACCTTCCTGGCCGCCGTGGACACCCACCGTCCCGACGTCGCGATCGTGGACGTCCGGATGCCGCCGACGCACACCGACGAGGGGATCCGGGCGGCCGTCGAGGCCCGGCGGCGGCAACCCGACCTGGCCGTGCTGGTGCTCAGCGCGTACGTCGAGCAGGCGTTCGCGACCGACCTGCTGGCGCCCGGGAGCGGGCGACTCGGATACCTGCTCAAGGAGCGGGTCGGCCGGGTCGAGGAGTTTCTGACCGCGCTGCGCCGGGTCGCCGACGGCGGCACCGCGATCGACCCCGAGGTGGTCGCCCAGCTCTTCGCCCGGACCCGGTCCGACACCCGGCTGGACCGGCTCAGCGCCCGCGAGCGCGACGTGATGGCGTTGATGGCCGAGGGGCTGGGCAACGCCGCCATCGCCGGCCGGCTCTTCGTCACCGAGGGCGCCGTGCACAAGCACATCCGCAGCATCTTCGCCAAGCTCGATCTGGCACCCACCGACCAGACCGACCGGCGGGTGACGGCCGTGCTGCGCTACCTGGAGGACGCCCGGCGCCGGGCCTGA
- a CDS encoding DUF1648 domain-containing protein — protein sequence MTNPRRWYALAAGWVGLVAASVVVAMLAAQDRMPDPLATHWGPGGVPDGRMPFGPALLAFVGLWGTVAALQLAILSRGGMLTHRAYRSGLAGMLAGTGIFLLGLAVTTIGANLDRATWRDARSIGPGQVAIVFALALAVGALAAVLARRGPHTDPAQPPSEPGPLPLAADEHTVWVSRVTNRYLVLAGALLLSAAVVMAAASWVALPRWWLPAVAVPLAVVAVAGALVASVRVEVDRRGLTIGYGPWAWPRRHFPLRDIVAGWSERRAPAQVGGWGYRGLPGGNTTLMVRSGACLVIRRRSGAEFAVSADDAEHGAALLDTLRRRHAEID from the coding sequence ATGACGAATCCACGCCGCTGGTACGCGCTCGCGGCCGGCTGGGTCGGCCTGGTGGCGGCGTCGGTCGTCGTGGCCATGCTGGCGGCGCAGGACCGGATGCCGGACCCGCTGGCGACGCACTGGGGGCCGGGTGGGGTGCCAGACGGTCGGATGCCGTTCGGCCCTGCTCTGTTGGCGTTCGTCGGGTTGTGGGGCACCGTCGCGGCCCTGCAACTGGCAATCCTGTCCCGCGGCGGGATGCTGACGCATCGCGCCTACCGGTCCGGCCTGGCAGGCATGCTGGCCGGCACCGGGATCTTCCTTCTCGGGTTGGCGGTGACCACCATCGGCGCGAACCTGGACCGGGCGACCTGGCGTGACGCCCGGTCGATCGGGCCCGGCCAGGTGGCCATCGTGTTCGCTCTGGCCCTGGCCGTGGGCGCTCTGGCCGCAGTGCTGGCTCGCCGGGGTCCACACACCGACCCGGCGCAGCCGCCAAGCGAACCCGGACCACTGCCGCTGGCCGCCGACGAGCACACCGTGTGGGTCTCCCGGGTCACCAACCGCTACCTCGTGCTGGCCGGAGCCCTGCTGCTGTCGGCCGCGGTCGTCATGGCGGCGGCCTCGTGGGTGGCGTTGCCGCGCTGGTGGCTGCCGGCGGTCGCGGTGCCGTTGGCGGTCGTCGCCGTCGCCGGGGCCCTGGTCGCCAGCGTCCGGGTCGAGGTTGACCGGCGCGGGCTCACCATCGGCTACGGCCCATGGGCCTGGCCGCGACGGCATTTCCCACTGCGCGACATCGTGGCCGGGTGGTCCGAGCGGCGGGCTCCGGCCCAGGTCGGTGGTTGGGGATATCGTGGTCTACCGGGTGGGAACACCACCCTGATGGTCCGTTCCGGGGCCTGCCTGGTGATCCGTCGCCGTTCCGGCGCCGAGTTCGCCGTCAGCGCCGACGACGCCGAACACGGCGCCGCCCTTCTCGACACCCTGCGGCGGCGGCATGCCGAGATCGACTGA